A genomic window from Leptospira bandrabouensis includes:
- the rfbF gene encoding glucose-1-phosphate cytidylyltransferase produces the protein MKVIILAGGFGTRLSEYTDVIPKPMVPIGGKPILWHIMNHFARFNHNDFYIALGYKAEVVKEYFLNYRSLNSDFTVNLETGKITHYNSPKVDWNVTLVNTGANTMTGGRLLRMKEIIGNETFLLTYGDGLSNVDIDKLIQFHKSHKKMITVTAVHPGARFGELEIETGRVISFQEKPQTTQGWINGGFFVIEPSFFDLLENDQTILEKSPLETASKNGELMAYQHEGFWQCMDTKRDKDHLEELFQSGRAPWLN, from the coding sequence ATGAAAGTAATCATTTTGGCAGGTGGGTTTGGGACAAGGCTTTCCGAATACACAGATGTGATTCCGAAACCAATGGTTCCCATTGGTGGTAAGCCAATCCTATGGCATATCATGAATCACTTTGCGCGGTTTAATCACAATGATTTTTACATCGCACTTGGTTACAAAGCAGAAGTTGTAAAAGAGTATTTTTTAAACTACCGATCTTTAAATTCTGATTTCACTGTGAATTTAGAAACAGGTAAAATTACCCATTATAATTCTCCTAAAGTAGATTGGAACGTTACCTTAGTCAATACAGGAGCTAACACCATGACAGGTGGGAGGCTTTTAAGAATGAAAGAGATCATTGGAAATGAGACCTTTTTACTCACTTATGGTGATGGACTTTCGAATGTTGATATTGATAAATTAATTCAATTTCATAAATCTCATAAAAAAATGATTACAGTGACTGCGGTGCATCCAGGTGCAAGGTTTGGTGAATTGGAAATCGAAACAGGTAGAGTGATTAGCTTTCAAGAAAAACCCCAAACAACACAAGGATGGATTAATGGTGGCTTTTTTGTGATTGAACCTAGTTTTTTTGATCTTCTCGAAAACGACCAAACAATACTTGAAAAGTCTCCATTGGAAACAGCATCTAAAAATGGCGAACTTATGGCATACCAACATGAAGGTTTTTGGCAGTGTATGGATACAAAGAGGGATAAGGATCATCTTGAAGAATTATTTCAATCGGGAAGGGCACCCTGGCTAAATTAA
- a CDS encoding dTDP-4-dehydrorhamnose 3,5-epimerase, with protein MTSKEILVTPLKEIETPGGNVLHAIKSVESTFKGLGEVYFSWIEFNYIKAWKRHNRMFMNLVVPVGNVKFVFFNESTNEFRVETIGEKNYCRISVPPGIWFGFQGIDSPKSLVVNISDILHEPTESDRLDLKSINYNWESY; from the coding sequence ATGACTAGTAAAGAAATTCTTGTAACTCCATTAAAGGAGATAGAGACTCCGGGTGGAAATGTATTACATGCTATCAAATCTGTGGAATCAACTTTCAAGGGATTAGGGGAAGTTTACTTTTCTTGGATCGAATTTAATTATATTAAGGCCTGGAAAAGACATAATCGAATGTTTATGAATTTAGTGGTTCCTGTGGGAAATGTGAAGTTTGTTTTTTTTAATGAATCAACAAATGAATTTCGAGTTGAAACTATCGGCGAGAAAAACTACTGCCGTATCTCTGTTCCACCTGGTATTTGGTTTGGGTTCCAAGGGATAGATTCGCCAAAAAGTTTGGTAGTAAACATTTCCGACATTCTTCATGAACCGACTGAGTCTGACAGGTTAGATTTAAAAAGTATTAACTATAATTGGGAGTCTTATTGA
- the rfbG gene encoding CDP-glucose 4,6-dehydratase, whose protein sequence is MSISKHYKNKKVLITGHTGFKGAWLTAWLKMMGAEICGISLDPLTTPNHFEVANLKKGIIDYRIDIRDRAFLEKAILDFKPDYVFHLAAQALVRKSYNDPLDTWNTNVMGTLHVLEALRKLDKPCSAVLITSDKCYDNVEWIWGYRENDALGGPDPYSASKGAAELAIKSHIKSYFPKDTSKVRIASARAGNVIGGGDWSEDRIVPDCVKAWANHETVELRNPMATRPWQHVLEPLSGYLSLGVHLYQNKDLHGEPFNFGPLANQNHSVLELVKQMSIHWNQVKWKDISGETKGPYESGLLKLNCDKALAHLKWVAVMGFEETVQFTSEWYNAYYSNPSEIQKMTDKQIGQYQEKAKSKGLAWAND, encoded by the coding sequence ATGAGCATTTCAAAACATTATAAAAACAAAAAAGTTTTAATCACTGGTCATACAGGATTTAAGGGAGCTTGGCTTACTGCATGGCTTAAAATGATGGGAGCTGAAATTTGTGGGATTTCACTGGATCCCTTAACTACTCCGAATCATTTCGAAGTAGCCAATCTAAAGAAGGGTATCATTGATTACAGAATTGACATTCGAGACCGGGCCTTTTTAGAAAAGGCAATTCTTGATTTCAAACCTGATTATGTTTTTCACCTCGCAGCGCAAGCCCTTGTTCGAAAATCCTATAATGATCCTTTGGATACTTGGAATACCAATGTTATGGGAACTTTGCATGTATTGGAAGCACTAAGGAAATTAGACAAACCTTGTTCTGCAGTTCTTATCACAAGTGACAAATGTTACGATAATGTTGAATGGATTTGGGGTTATCGTGAGAATGATGCCTTGGGAGGACCTGATCCTTATAGTGCCTCCAAAGGTGCGGCTGAACTTGCTATCAAATCTCATATTAAGTCTTACTTCCCCAAGGATACGAGTAAGGTGAGAATTGCCTCTGCAAGGGCTGGAAATGTAATTGGTGGTGGTGATTGGTCTGAAGACCGTATTGTACCTGATTGTGTGAAAGCCTGGGCAAACCATGAAACGGTTGAACTTAGAAATCCAATGGCAACCAGGCCTTGGCAACATGTATTAGAGCCTTTGAGTGGGTATCTAAGTTTAGGTGTTCATTTATACCAAAATAAAGATCTACATGGTGAACCCTTTAATTTCGGACCATTAGCAAACCAAAATCATAGCGTTCTTGAATTGGTTAAACAAATGTCTATTCATTGGAATCAGGTAAAATGGAAAGATATATCAGGGGAAACAAAAGGTCCCTACGAATCTGGTTTGTTAAAGTTAAACTGTGATAAGGCGCTTGCTCATTTAAAATGGGTGGCAGTCATGGGATTTGAAGAAACAGTGCAGTTTACTTCCGAATGGTATAACGCATATTATAGTAATCCATCGGAAATTCAAAAAATGACAGATAAACAAATTGGACAATACCAAGAGAAAGCAAAGTCCAAAGGTTTGGCTTGGGCAAATGACTAG
- a CDS encoding SDR family oxidoreductase yields the protein MGKVAIITGGSSDIGVAIVKKFIEEGTKVYSQYNSNPINLENPNLFQIKSDFLKFEEIDSLVEYVLKKESKVDYLVNAAGTIEGQNFLVCSSEKIENLFQVNLFSHIYLMQKIFPLMLENKFGRIISLSSIGVKYSGSINSTYYSASKSALESVTRSYAKFGAESNVLCNNIRVGVVDTKIHKNKDLSARTQLIPVKRLGRPEDIAGFVLYLCSEKGDFITGQDIAISGGE from the coding sequence ATGGGTAAAGTTGCAATAATTACGGGAGGGAGTTCTGATATTGGAGTTGCGATTGTTAAAAAATTTATTGAAGAGGGGACTAAAGTTTACTCTCAATATAATTCAAACCCAATCAATTTAGAAAATCCAAATCTATTTCAAATTAAATCAGATTTTTTAAAGTTCGAAGAAATTGATAGTCTTGTTGAATATGTTTTGAAAAAAGAATCGAAAGTTGATTATCTTGTGAATGCAGCAGGAACTATAGAAGGGCAAAACTTCCTTGTATGTAGCTCGGAGAAAATCGAAAATTTATTTCAGGTAAACCTCTTCTCGCATATCTATCTAATGCAAAAAATATTTCCCCTGATGTTAGAAAATAAGTTCGGTCGAATTATTTCGCTAAGTAGTATAGGAGTAAAATATAGTGGATCGATTAACTCTACTTATTATAGCGCATCAAAGAGTGCATTGGAATCTGTTACAAGGTCTTATGCTAAATTTGGAGCCGAATCGAATGTTTTATGCAATAATATCAGGGTTGGAGTAGTAGATACCAAGATACATAAGAACAAAGATCTTTCTGCTCGCACTCAATTGATCCCTGTAAAAAGACTAGGCAGACCTGAGGACATAGCTGGATTCGTTTTGTATTTGTGTTCGGAGAAAGGTGATTTTATCACAGGACAGGATATTGCTATTAGCGGAGGTGAATGA
- a CDS encoding radical SAM/SPASM domain-containing protein, whose amino-acid sequence MKEIDPKVYKKHHSFQDFKSHKTGIIEYQKGRAVRVLKEWSVGALVTTHPIHQKENFKETLTQVLADLTSTSEEVLFKITPFIAEEMYTYNDEELLRFFYHRYRYDVFPQLEKLDEYPPYLQIEPSSICNYRCVFCYQTDTNFFKKTTPGMGQMSLELFKEIVDQATNNIEFLSLASRGEPLLAKEIEGMLVYAKGKFLNLKVNTNASLLTESKVHALLAGGVKTVVFSADAAEEPLYSQLRVNGKLDKVLKNIEMFQNIRQKEYSSVPIITRVSGVKVTEKQDMDSMEKVWGNLVDQVAFVNYNPWENIYEAKPNGQTKVCSDLFRRMFIWQDGLTNPCDSDYRSTLQMGKFPENSISELWRMERYEGLRAAHKSGNRQIVNPCKGCAVV is encoded by the coding sequence ATGAAAGAGATTGATCCAAAAGTTTACAAGAAACATCACAGTTTTCAGGATTTTAAAAGCCATAAAACTGGAATCATAGAATACCAAAAGGGCAGAGCCGTTCGTGTTTTAAAGGAATGGTCTGTGGGAGCTCTTGTAACCACTCATCCTATTCACCAAAAAGAAAATTTTAAAGAAACCTTAACGCAAGTATTAGCAGATTTAACATCTACTTCAGAAGAGGTTTTATTTAAAATCACTCCTTTTATTGCAGAGGAGATGTATACATATAACGATGAAGAACTTCTTCGTTTCTTTTATCATAGATATAGATACGATGTTTTTCCACAGTTAGAGAAGTTAGACGAGTATCCTCCATATTTGCAAATTGAACCATCTTCCATTTGCAATTATCGTTGTGTGTTCTGTTATCAAACAGATACAAATTTCTTTAAAAAAACAACCCCTGGCATGGGTCAAATGAGTTTGGAACTTTTTAAAGAGATTGTTGACCAAGCTACAAATAATATTGAATTTCTTTCACTTGCTTCGAGAGGAGAACCGCTACTCGCAAAAGAAATCGAAGGGATGTTGGTATATGCAAAAGGTAAATTTTTAAACTTAAAAGTGAATACCAATGCATCATTGTTAACAGAATCCAAGGTTCATGCCCTTCTTGCGGGAGGTGTAAAAACGGTAGTATTTTCTGCTGACGCAGCAGAGGAGCCATTATACAGTCAGTTACGAGTCAATGGGAAATTAGATAAGGTTCTGAAAAATATAGAAATGTTTCAGAATATAAGGCAAAAGGAATATTCTTCCGTTCCTATCATAACTCGTGTATCAGGTGTAAAAGTAACTGAGAAACAGGATATGGATTCTATGGAGAAAGTTTGGGGGAACCTTGTAGACCAAGTAGCATTTGTTAACTACAATCCTTGGGAAAATATTTATGAGGCAAAACCTAACGGTCAAACGAAAGTTTGTTCCGATTTGTTTCGTAGAATGTTTATCTGGCAAGATGGCTTAACCAATCCATGTGACAGTGATTACAGGTCTACTTTGCAAATGGGAAAATTTCCAGAAAATTCCATTTCGGAATTATGGAGAATGGAAAGATACGAAGGTTTACGGGCTGCTCATAAATCGGGAAATAGGCAAATAGTTAATCCATGTAAAGGATGCGCGGTAGTATAA